A region of the Myxococcus stipitatus DSM 14675 genome:
GCGCGCTGCAGCTCGCGGACGAGCTCACAGGCCTTGTACGCGGCGATTCCACCGCCCACGCCGACCACGATGCGACGGCCCTTCAATGCCGATGCGTCCATGCGGCTTCCTAATGCGCACGCCCTCCGGCTCGCAACCCGCGCCGCGAGGTGACGCTCACTGCCCCAGCGTCACGTCACCTCGGGAGGGGACGTCCACCACCCGCACCTCGGGGCCGCCGGGTGTCTGCACGTGGAACGCGCCCCACACCAGCGTGTAGCGGCCTGGGCGCAACCCCGTGACGACGACCTGCTCGGAGGTCGGCTGGTAGACGAGCTGCGCCCAGCGCGAGCGCAGCAGTTCCTGCGCGGAGGCACTCGCCGCCACGGCGACCTCTCCCGCCACCAGCCACAGGGCCTTGCCTCGCTCGGGAGTCTTCAACTGAATCGACAGCGACGCAGTCCCCGGCGCGGGCCCCAGGTCGAGGCGCATCTCGGAGCCCTCCACCTGCGCGATCAACGCCTGCTCCCCGTTGGCCTCGCGCCCCGTGTTCAACAAGAAGCGGTAGTTGCCCGGGGATACCTCCACCGAGTAGCCCCCGTCCGGACCCGTGACGATGTGCACCGGCGAGGACCGGTCTCCGCTCATCGCCTGGACCTCGACGCCCGCGGCGGGCACACCTCCCGAGAGGAACACACGGCCGCTCAGCCGAGTGGCCTGCTTCAGCGTCAGCTCCACCGATGTCTGGGCGCCTCGCGTGAGCGTCTCCGTCGCGCTCAGCCGGCCCTTGCGCGCGCTCACCGCGTACTCCGCCACATAGGGCGGAGCCACCAGCGTGAAGCGGCCATCCGGGCCGGACATCACGGACTCATCACAAATCTCACAGGACACCACGGCGTCCGCCACGGGCGCGCCATTCATGTCCCGCACCCGCCCGGTGACGGTGGGCAGCCGCTCCAGCGTCAGGTCGCCCAGGTCCGGCGACGCGGGGCGGTCCACCGTCAAGGGCTCATACCCGGAGGCATCCACCGCGAAGATGACGCGGTCTCCCATGGTGGAGAGCGGGAGCTCGAAGCGCCCATCGGGGCTGTCCACCACGTGCTCATCCATCCGGAAGTTGCGCACCGGGGCGCCATCCGTCCCCACCACGCGTCCCCGGAAGAGGTCGCGCTTCTTCAGCACCACCTTCACCGGAGGCCCGCCGGCCTTGCCCTCGGCGCGCGCCACCTGGTCATAGCCCGAGTGACGCACCTCCAAGCGGTAGCCCCGGTCGGGCCGGAGCGAGCGGAACTCGAAGTGCCCTCGGGCGTCGCTCACGACAGGCTCCGCGCTGCGAGGCACCACCGACAGCGCGGCCCCCGTCACGGGAGTTCCTTGGGTGTCCACCACGTCTCCCGTGAGCGGAGCCCCTGGCTTCAGCTCCACCTCCAGCTCGAGCGTCTGCCCATCCACCACCGTCACCTTGCGCGGGTCCGAGGCCAGGTAGTCCGGATGTGAAGCCATCAGCGTGTACGTCCCCGCGGGCAGTCCCCGCATGGGAACCACACCGTCGGGGCCCGAGGAGCGGTCACTCCGGAAGATGCCCTCCTGGTCCACCCAGAGCACCGCGTCCGCGCCCTCGACACGGCGGCCTTCGGAAGACACCGTCACCTCCACCGCGGCATGCCCCTCCAGGGGCAGCTCCACACCGGACGCGGGCGCGGTCACCTTCACCTCTCCGCCGCCCCACTCCGAGTGGTGCGCGTGAAGCTCGTACAACCCCGGCGTGGGGACACGCGCCACGAAGCGCCCATCGCCATCCGCGAGGACCGTGTCGCCCGTCGGCTGGACCAGCACGGACACCCGAGGCGCGGGCCGCCCGTACTCGTCCATCACCCGGCCGGTGATGAGCGTGGCCCGCGTGAGCTCCAGCTCGAGTGACGTCTCGCCCTTGGCCACACGCGCCGGCACCTGCGCTTCGAGGAAGCCCTCCGCCTTGCCTTCCACCAGGTAGTCGCCCACCGCCAGGGGTCCCAGCTCCACCAAGGCCCCCGTCGCCCCTCGCTCGCGGCGGACCAGCTCACCGCGCGACGTGAGCAGCGTCACCTCCGGGTTGGGCACGGGCTGCCCCGCCTCATCCAGCACGGAGACGAAGAGCTTCCCCGCGTCCTCCAGCTCCAGCGTCACCTGCGTGACGCGCTCGCTGAGCGTCAACGTGCGCGGTACCGAGCCCAAGCCCGGCGCCTCCGCCGTCACCATCAGCTCATCCGGATACAGGCCCGTGAAGCGCACGACCTCGCCCTCGGTGCGCAGCTCCCGCGCGAGGTGGTCCGCACGCACGCGCACCGTCGCGGCCGCGGGCTTTCCATTTCGCGTGACCTGAACCTCCAAGGCGCGCGCGGGTGTCAGCTGCAAGCGGACCTGCTGTGGCCCTGCCTCCACGCGGGGCTCCACGACGGGCACGTACCCCTCCGCGGCGGCGAGGACGTAGAAGGGGCCTTCTCCCAGGCCCTCCAGCGCGAAGGCTCCGCTCCCGGTGGACTCCGCCTGGAACGGCAGCGGCACCCGGCGAGAGACGGCATACACGCGGGCCCCTGGCACCGCGCGGCCCGCGTCATCCACCACCTGCCCTCGGATGGAGCGCAAGGGCGGCAGGTACAGGTCCACCGGCTCTCCGGGTGCCGCACGGTCCCTCAGCGCCACGCCCATCCCAGGAGCACGGGCCCAGACGGAGAACGACACGCCCGCCAGGTGCTCGAAGCGGAAGCGCCCCTGTGCGTCGGTCATCACCGTGGCGCGTGCACTCAGGAAGCCGCGCTGCTGCTCGAGAAACGCCAGGGTATGGAGCGCGGACTCGCGCGCCGTGCAGGACAGGAGCGCCTGGTCACAATCCTCGCAGCGGACATCCACCAGCGTCCGCTCCGCGCTGGACGACAGGGACACCTCCGCGCCCGCAACGGGCTTGCCCGACGCATCGAGCACGCGACCGGTGAGAGCGAGTCCCTCCTGCCCTTCGGAGGTCACGTCCACCGCCGAGAACTCCGGCAGCGGCTTCGCCACGGGCCCCGAGGACACCGCGTCCTGAGTCCCGGTGTCCGAGCGAGACCACAGCCAGGCAGCCCCGGCCACCACCAGGGCCGACAACACCCCTATGAGAATCCAGTTGCGCATGAATTCGTCACGCGGACCTTAACCCGCGGCCGGGCCGGCAACGGACGATTCCCTCGGGAAATTCCGCGCGAGTCCTCTCCCGGACGCTCTCGCCGCCACCCGTCCCCACGGGGCGACTTCGTCAGGTGCCCATCACTGCTTCGTGTTCGAGTCGTCCTCGAGCGCGTCCAGCCGCTTCTCCACCTTCTCGAGGCGCTCATGGGTGGATTCGGCCACCGACCCCAAGAGCCGCGCCATGCGCCCCACGTTCGACTCCATGCGCTGGAGCCCGTCCGACAACGCCCGGACCTGGCCCACGGCCGACTCCATGGTCGTCATCATGGCGTCCATGTTCTCGCGCATGGCGTTCATGCTCTCGCGCATCGAGCCCATGTTCGTCAGCGTGGAGCTCATCGCCGACGCCAGGATACGCGTGTGCATCCGCGTGGACTGCATCTCCTCGCGAAGCTCCGCGACCTCCCCCATCAACCGCACCAGCACATCCCGACCCGCCGCCCGCGCCATTCGACCTCCCACCTGCTTTCGGCGGGACCTTGCCTGGGGGGTCTGACGTGTCCCGGCGGCGGAAGCGGATGGACGGCGGCTGCGCGGGCTCATGGTGTCGTCACTCCTCGGCGAACGGCTGGATGGCCTGGGCCACGGCCAGCTCCTGCCGAGCCTCGCTCAACTCGGAGTTCGTCGCACGCAGTCTGTCGCTCAGCACCTGCACGAAGCTCCAGAGCATCTTCACCGCGAGGATGGACTCGCGCTTCATCAGGCCCATCAGGTCCGGACGCGAGATGACCATGGTGCGCGTGGGCTCCGTCGCGCGAACCGTCGCGGAGCGAGGCGCGTTGTCGATGAGCCCCATCTCCCCGAAGTGCCCGCCCGAGCGCAGCTCGGCGATCTCCACGCCGTTCTTCTCGATGGCCACCCGCCCTCGGATGACGACGAAGAGCTCCTCGCCAGGCTGGCCCTCCACCACGATTTCGCGCCCCGCGGGATAGGTGCGCGTCGTGGCGATGGACAGCACCGCCGTCTGCTCCTTGTACGTGAGGTGGCGGAACAGCGGAATCTTGCGCAGCGCCTCCATCCGCGACTGCGCCTCGCTCGTCTCCTCGCTGGCCATGGCGGCGCTGTCGCCCGCCACCTTCACCACCACCGCGGTGATGTTGTCCTTGCCCCCGCGCTCGTTGGCGATGTCGATGAGCCGCTTGGGCAGGTCCGCCGGCGCCATGCCCGAGACGATGGGCAACATCTCCTCGTCCTCGACGTAGCCATGCAGGCCGTCCGAGCACAGGACGAACATGTCCCCCGGCATCAGGTCCACGATGAGCGTGTCCACCTGGACAGACTCCTGGATGCCCACCGCGCGGGTAATCACGTTGCGGTACTGCGACGTCGCCGCCTGCTCCTTCGTGATGGTGCCCGCCTTGAGCTGCGCGGCCACCAGCGTGTGGTCCTCCGTGAGCCGGTGACACTGGCCATGGCGCACCAGGTACACCCGGCTGTCACCGACGTGGCCGATGACACCCTTGTTGCCGCCCACCGCCAGGCACACGAAGGTCGTCCCCATGCCTCGCTTGGTGGAGTCCGTCATGGCGGTCCGGTAGATGTCCGCGCACGCGCGCTGAACCGCCACCTCCACCAACGCCGCCGCCGCGGACCGGCTGTCCGCCGTGGGGTTGTTGCCCAGGTCCTTCAGCAGGTGCTTGTTCGAGGTGATGTGCTGCTTGACGACCTCGGTCGCCCGGTTGCTGGCGACCTCGCCCGCCGCGTGGCCTCCCATCCCATCGGCAACCACGTAGAGCCCGAGCGGCGCGTCCACCAGCATCGCGTCTTCGTTGTGCTGCCGCTTGCGGCCGACGTCGGTCAGTCCGAAGGCTTCTGTGGTCAAGGCCACCGCGAACACTCCCGTGTGTGACTGTAGGCGACTCCGCACGTTACGCAGGCCGCTTGAGACGTGGCAAGGCTCAGGGAGCCATCCTCGCGGCCAGCATCCTGACAAAGCCGCTTGGCGTGTAGAACACGAGCTCCACCTGACCGAACCGCATCCGTACGCCATCCTCCACGGACACGGCCTTGCGGGGGGTGAGGCGAACCCCGCCCAGCCACGAACCATTCTTGGAGCCGGCGTCTGTTAGCAAGAATTTTGCTTGAGACTCGTCCCGGGCCAACCAGGCGTGGAAGCGGGACACACTGCTGTCATCCAACACCACGTCGTTGTTGCCCGTCCGCCCTACCGTGACGCCCCGGCCGAACGCGTTCGTCTGGGACTTGAGCACCGAGAATACCACGGGCTCCGTGGCCCCCAGCGTCGGTGGACCCGCGTTCGTCACCGTCTTCAGCCGGTACTCCTCCTGCTCCTCCACCCGCTCCCCCGCCAAGGCCGGGGTGAACACGAGCAACGCGGGCGGCAGACGCCGCTCGAGGTCCCCTCGATTGCGCAGGTACCTCGATACGTGGGCGCTCAAGAGCTCGGGCATAGGGGGACGCGAGAGATGGGAATCCCGCGAGCCCAGTCTACGCCGACTTCACCGCCAATCCACGAACAACCCGAGCGACGGGCCACCCACATAGCCCCGGCCCAGGAAGCGCCGCTTGAGTCCGAAGGGCTCGCCGTAGCCGGCCGAGAGGCCCACGGCCATCTTCTCGAACTGGTAGCCCAGCTGGATGCGCCCCTCGACGATGCCGACCACGTTCTTGTCAGCGGGGGAGCCGTCGAAGTGGGCGCCGTAGAAGACAGGCCCGCCGGTGACCTGGAAGCCCCAGTGCACGCTGTTGGGGAGGTGGTTGCGGTAGCCGATGCCCACCTGCCCGGTGTGCTCGTAGTAGGAGCCGAGCTTCGTCTCCGGCTTGCCCGTCACGGGGTCCGGCATGGCGAGGCCCCACCCCAGTCCGCCCTCGAGCAGGAAGACGAAGGCGTCCTTCCGGTCCTGGAAGAAGGTCCACTGCCACTGCACCTTCAGGCGGGGGGTGATGAGGTCCTCCCGAAGCGACGCACCCAGCCACACACCCCGAGGCAGCAAGGAAGATGTCGGCGAGCGGTGCTCGCGGACCGGAGGGGCGTCGGTCTGCGCCTGGGCGGTGGGAACAAGACCCAGGGTCAAGGTCAACAGGGCGAGGAGCTTGCGGTGCATGAGAGTCATCTTCCCGTCATGGAGCGGAGCGCTTGTCAACGAAGTGTTGGGTTGGCTATGACGCGTTCGTTACCTGCGGATGGGCACGGAGCCAGGCCATGTCTGGAGCCACCCGCCGTGGGGCACAAGGAGCGGGACACCGCATGCCAGTCGTGACAGTCCGGGCCAGCAACAAGCAAAGCTCGGGAAAATTCGACACCTTGGTCCGCAAGGCCACGGAGAAAGCCTCCGACCTGCTGGAGCAGAGTGATCGAGTGCTCGTCGTCTACGAAAAGGGATGCGCGAGCATCTACTACGAGGGTGACAGCGCTCAGCCGCTCCCCTCCCCTGCTTCCCGCGCCTGAGCGAGGGAACGCGAATCCCAGCAGGCGTGTCCAGAGAGGCACCTCTTCTCGAAGGACTTCCGTGGCGCGCCTGCTCCTCGTTGTCTCCGCCGTTGCTCTCGTTGCCTGCTCCACGAATCGCGCGCACGAGCGTTCCCTCGGCGCGAGCGATGCGTTGATGCAGAGCGCTCCGGGCTCCCTCACGGAGAACCGGTCCATCATCCATCGCGCCTCGGTGAACCTGGAGCGCGACGAACCCGAACAGGGCCCCGCCCAGGCCGTGGCGCTGGCGAAGGCGCACGGGGGGTATGCGCAGCAGGTCATGACCCGGGGGGCGGTGGTGCGCATCCCCGCTGATCGCCTGGAGAGCTTCCTGGCGGCGGTGCCGGCGTTGGGCACGGTGGAGAACAAGAGCATCTCCGCCGACGACGTGACGGAAGCGCACCGGGACCTGAAGGTGCGCCTGGACAACGTCACGCGCATCCGCGAGCGCTACCTGGAGCTGCTCCAGCGGGCCACCAGCGTCGAGGACACGCTCAAGGTCGAGAAGGAGCTGGAGCGCATCACCATGGAGTACGAGACGCTCAAGGCTCGCCTCCAGGGCATGGAGGCGGACATCGCGGTGTCCACCGTGTACCTGGACTTCCGGCGGCCCGTGAGGCCCGGTCCCGTGGGGTGGGTGTTCTATGGCCTGGGCAAGGCCGTGAAGTGGCTCATCGTCTGGGACTAGGCGCGGCCGCCCCCCTGTAACTGTGACAGTTACAGGGAAACCCGCTCGGGTACGCCGAAGTCGGGCCCCATCGTGACAAACCCGCGTGAACAGGCCCTCCAGGGGTCGGCACACGTTGTGCTCTAGCGAGGCGCACTCACTGGATGCCGGACGTCTCCAAGGCATCCTCTCGCCTGGAGCCGCCGACCGATGATGACGCGCCTGATGGGAGCCCTCGTCGCCCTCCCCTTGATTGCCGCTGCCCCGGCCCTCGCGAGCTCGGGAAAGAGCGCGGCCTCCGAGCAGAAGCCCGCCTCCGCCCCTGTCACCAAGAACGGCGTGCAGCTCGTGGACCTCACCGTGACCGCCAAGGGCTTCGAGCCCGCGAACGTCAAGGTCAAGGCAGGCAAGCCTGTCCGTCTGCTGATCACTCGCAAGACGGAGAAGACCTGCGCGACCGAGCTCGTCATGACGGAGCTAGGCATCAACCAGCCGCTGCCCCTGGACACGCCGGTGACCGTCGAGTTCACCCCGAGCGAGTCGGGCACGCTGCGCTACTCCTGCGCGATGGACCACATCAGCGGGCAGGTCACCATCCAGTAGCCCTCGCGGCCGCGCCGCGTTGATGCGCCGCGCACAGCTCCCCGGCCTGCGTCCTCGAGCAGGCCTGGCACGCCCGCTCGGGTGTGATGTTCACGGTTACACCCTGGCGCCCCCGTCGACACCGCCGTGCGGCCCTCCCCGCTTGCCCCACGGTCCAGGCCCAGCTCCCCTCTCCTGTCGTGCGCCCACCTCTCGACATGTCCCCGCCAGCCTCCCGACTCGACGCGCCCAGGTCCCTTGTCGTCGTCCTGGCGCTGCTCGCCCCCATGGCGGCGCTGGCGCAAGCCCCGCTGTCCGCTCCGGAGGCCCAGGCCACCCCGGTGTCTTCACTCGCGACGGACGAGACGCTCTCGAAGCTCCTCACGGAAGCGCTGGAGGCGCGCCCGGAGCTGCGTCAGGTCGAGGCGCAGGAGAAGGCCGCCCAGGAGCGAGTCCCTCAAGCAGGCGCCCTGCCAGACCCGGTCCTCCAAGTCGGCATCCAGAACGACGGCTTCGGCGAGCTGATGATCGGTGAGATGGAGGGCAGCTACTTCAGCATCATGGCGTCACAGGCCCTGCCCTTCCCGGGCAAGAGGGACTTGCGCACCCAGGTCGCACGCCTCGGCGCCAAGGCCGTGTCGGCACAAGTCCTTCGAGCCCGGCTGACCATCGAAGCCGAGCTGCGCCGGGCCTACCTCGACCTGTTGATGACACGAGAGCGGCGCGGGTTGCTCGACCGGCTCGAGGCCATCTGGAAGCAGTCCGCCGACCTGGCACGCATCCGCTACGAGACTGGCGACGGTGCGCAGTCCGACCTGCTGCGCGCGCAGCTCGAGCTCAATCGAATCCGCCAGCGGCGCGTGGCGCTCAACGCCGAGGAGCGCACGCGCGTCCAGACGCTGAACCGACTGAGCGGGAGGCCCCTCGATGAGCCCCTGCCCACCACCACGCGCGTGCGTGACCTGGGCATTCCGGAGCTCGGAGAAGGAGAGGCCGCGGAGAAGGACGCGATGGAACGCAGCCCCGAGCTGGCCGAGGGCCGCGCCAACATCGCCCAGTCCCAGCAGCAGATGGCGCTGGCTCGGCGCGAGCGCTGGCCCGACTTCACAGTGAGCGCCGGAGTGATGCCTCGAGGTGGCGACTTTCCGACCATGTGGCAGGCCAACGTGGGCGTCAACCTGCCCATCTTCTCCGGCAGCAAGCAGAACCGCGCGGTGGCGGAGAGCGTCGCCATGGCCGATGCCGCGACACGCGCGACGGAGACCGTGGAGCAGGTGTTGCGGCTGCGCGTCCGCGAGCGCCTCACCGCCCTGTCCGCGCTGCGCGAGACCGCGACGCTCTACCGCAGCGGCTTGTTGATGCAGTCAGCGGCCACGGCCGAGAGCACGCTGACGCAGTACCGCGTCGGACGCGCCTCGTTCGCTTCGGTGCTGGAAGCCAACTCGGGCATCGTCCGCGATGAAGAAGACTTCCTCTCGACGCTCGTCGAAGCGCAGCGGCTCGCCATCGCCCAGGCGGAAGTGAGCCTGGAGCCCGTCGCGGCCCTCGGCGGTGGCAGCGCGGGCGCGGGCGGAATGCCCGGCGCTGGCAGTGCCCCCTCCGCTCCCGCGCGCGGCGCAGCCCTGTCAGGTGGCGCGGCGGGCGCGGCGCCCTCCTCCGCATCCTCCTCCATGTCCGGAATGTAGTTCCGAGGTCCGAATGTCCTCCGTCCCTCCGCCTCCTTCCCCTCAGGCCCCCTCGGGTCGCCGCTTCGGAGCCACCGCGCTCGCGTCGACCGCGCTGGTCAGCGCGCTGCTCGGCGGCGGCACCGTACACCTGCTGTCGTCGCATCGAGAGGCAGCCCCGCACGCGCACGCGACGCCTTCGCCCGCTCCAGAGACCGCGGAGAAGGCGACCCCGCGCTTCCAGTGCCCGATGCACCCGGCCATCGTGCAGGACGCACCGGGCAAGTGCCCCATCTGCGGCATG
Encoded here:
- a CDS encoding carboxypeptidase-like regulatory domain-containing protein → MRNWILIGVLSALVVAGAAWLWSRSDTGTQDAVSSGPVAKPLPEFSAVDVTSEGQEGLALTGRVLDASGKPVAGAEVSLSSSAERTLVDVRCEDCDQALLSCTARESALHTLAFLEQQRGFLSARATVMTDAQGRFRFEHLAGVSFSVWARAPGMGVALRDRAAPGEPVDLYLPPLRSIRGQVVDDAGRAVPGARVYAVSRRVPLPFQAESTGSGAFALEGLGEGPFYVLAAAEGYVPVVEPRVEAGPQQVRLQLTPARALEVQVTRNGKPAAATVRVRADHLARELRTEGEVVRFTGLYPDELMVTAEAPGLGSVPRTLTLSERVTQVTLELEDAGKLFVSVLDEAGQPVPNPEVTLLTSRGELVRRERGATGALVELGPLAVGDYLVEGKAEGFLEAQVPARVAKGETSLELELTRATLITGRVMDEYGRPAPRVSVLVQPTGDTVLADGDGRFVARVPTPGLYELHAHHSEWGGGEVKVTAPASGVELPLEGHAAVEVTVSSEGRRVEGADAVLWVDQEGIFRSDRSSGPDGVVPMRGLPAGTYTLMASHPDYLASDPRKVTVVDGQTLELEVELKPGAPLTGDVVDTQGTPVTGAALSVVPRSAEPVVSDARGHFEFRSLRPDRGYRLEVRHSGYDQVARAEGKAGGPPVKVVLKKRDLFRGRVVGTDGAPVRNFRMDEHVVDSPDGRFELPLSTMGDRVIFAVDASGYEPLTVDRPASPDLGDLTLERLPTVTGRVRDMNGAPVADAVVSCEICDESVMSGPDGRFTLVAPPYVAEYAVSARKGRLSATETLTRGAQTSVELTLKQATRLSGRVFLSGGVPAAGVEVQAMSGDRSSPVHIVTGPDGGYSVEVSPGNYRFLLNTGREANGEQALIAQVEGSEMRLDLGPAPGTASLSIQLKTPERGKALWLVAGEVAVAASASAQELLRSRWAQLVYQPTSEQVVVTGLRPGRYTLVWGAFHVQTPGGPEVRVVDVPSRGDVTLGQ
- a CDS encoding Stp1/IreP family PP2C-type Ser/Thr phosphatase; amino-acid sequence: MFAVALTTEAFGLTDVGRKRQHNEDAMLVDAPLGLYVVADGMGGHAAGEVASNRATEVVKQHITSNKHLLKDLGNNPTADSRSAAAALVEVAVQRACADIYRTAMTDSTKRGMGTTFVCLAVGGNKGVIGHVGDSRVYLVRHGQCHRLTEDHTLVAAQLKAGTITKEQAATSQYRNVITRAVGIQESVQVDTLIVDLMPGDMFVLCSDGLHGYVEDEEMLPIVSGMAPADLPKRLIDIANERGGKDNITAVVVKVAGDSAAMASEETSEAQSRMEALRKIPLFRHLTYKEQTAVLSIATTRTYPAGREIVVEGQPGEELFVVIRGRVAIEKNGVEIAELRSGGHFGEMGLIDNAPRSATVRATEPTRTMVISRPDLMGLMKRESILAVKMLWSFVQVLSDRLRATNSELSEARQELAVAQAIQPFAEE
- a CDS encoding FHA domain-containing protein, producing the protein MPELLSAHVSRYLRNRGDLERRLPPALLVFTPALAGERVEEQEEYRLKTVTNAGPPTLGATEPVVFSVLKSQTNAFGRGVTVGRTGNNDVVLDDSSVSRFHAWLARDESQAKFLLTDAGSKNGSWLGGVRLTPRKAVSVEDGVRMRFGQVELVFYTPSGFVRMLAARMAP
- a CDS encoding DUF4349 domain-containing protein gives rise to the protein MARLLLVVSAVALVACSTNRAHERSLGASDALMQSAPGSLTENRSIIHRASVNLERDEPEQGPAQAVALAKAHGGYAQQVMTRGAVVRIPADRLESFLAAVPALGTVENKSISADDVTEAHRDLKVRLDNVTRIRERYLELLQRATSVEDTLKVEKELERITMEYETLKARLQGMEADIAVSTVYLDFRRPVRPGPVGWVFYGLGKAVKWLIVWD
- a CDS encoding cupredoxin domain-containing protein gives rise to the protein MMTRLMGALVALPLIAAAPALASSGKSAASEQKPASAPVTKNGVQLVDLTVTAKGFEPANVKVKAGKPVRLLITRKTEKTCATELVMTELGINQPLPLDTPVTVEFTPSESGTLRYSCAMDHISGQVTIQ
- a CDS encoding TolC family protein, yielding MSPPASRLDAPRSLVVVLALLAPMAALAQAPLSAPEAQATPVSSLATDETLSKLLTEALEARPELRQVEAQEKAAQERVPQAGALPDPVLQVGIQNDGFGELMIGEMEGSYFSIMASQALPFPGKRDLRTQVARLGAKAVSAQVLRARLTIEAELRRAYLDLLMTRERRGLLDRLEAIWKQSADLARIRYETGDGAQSDLLRAQLELNRIRQRRVALNAEERTRVQTLNRLSGRPLDEPLPTTTRVRDLGIPELGEGEAAEKDAMERSPELAEGRANIAQSQQQMALARRERWPDFTVSAGVMPRGGDFPTMWQANVGVNLPIFSGSKQNRAVAESVAMADAATRATETVEQVLRLRVRERLTALSALRETATLYRSGLLMQSAATAESTLTQYRVGRASFASVLEANSGIVRDEEDFLSTLVEAQRLAIAQAEVSLEPVAALGGGSAGAGGMPGAGSAPSAPARGAALSGGAAGAAPSSASSSMSGM